The segment CTTCCTCACCGGGGAGCGGTTCTGGTGGCCGTCGAAGCCGGTGGTCACGAACCCGTCGTGATCGTGAGGCGGAGGGCCCGACGGTGGGCCGCGGCGAAGGCGGCGGCGCAGTCGGCCACGGCCTCTCGCAGCCCCTCCGCCGACAGCGCCCCCGGGGCGTCACCCGCCCCGCGGGGGAACAGCGTCACGGCCACGTCGACGCCGTCGCTCCCGACGAGGGTCCGTCTCCACGTGCCCCGGACCCGACCGTCGAGGGTCACGGTGGCGAGGAACAGCCCGTTCGACGTGGGCACGACCCGGGCGAGATCCTCCGGGCGGAGAGAGGCCGTCCGGTCGCTGTAGCCGAGGAGGAGCTCGTCGAAGCCGGGCAGGAGACGCACCGAGCCCGGTCGCGCGGGTCGCGGGGCATCCGGCGCGACGAGCAGACCGTCCCGATCGCGGGCGACCGCCTCACCGGCGAGGAGCACCGCGCGCCGGGTGTCGGAGACGGTGAGACCGCTCCACCAGGCGAGGTCGTGCACGGTGGCCGGTCCGTGCGATCGCGCGTAGCGCGCCGCGAGCGCCGCGAGCGCCTCGTCGCGCTCGAGGCGCGGAGAGTCGACCAGCCACTCGTCGCGCAGGACG is part of the Frondihabitans sp. 762G35 genome and harbors:
- a CDS encoding winged helix DNA-binding domain-containing protein, which translates into the protein MSTPDLPLTRVAAQGLGRRGFASVVEAAAGMLATQAQDLAGAKWALALRSSTSIDDVDEALDAGTLVRTWPMRGTLLVLAAADARWLTDLLAPRSFLASAGIWRRAGLDEEAFARARSVAADVLAGGGALGRTALVDALRDCGVDVADGRGAHILRRIAGDGVVVLGPTIGREQAFVLRDEWLVDSPRLERDEALAALAARYARSHGPATVHDLAWWSGLTVSDTRRAVLLAGEAVARDRDGLLVAPDAPRPARPGSVRLLPGFDELLLGYSDRTASLRPEDLARVVPTSNGLFLATVTLDGRVRGTWRRTLVGSDGVDVAVTLFPRGAGDAPGALSAEGLREAVADCAAAFAAAHRRALRLTITTGS